The Halomonas sp. KG2 genome contains a region encoding:
- a CDS encoding iron ABC transporter permease, with protein MKIMANHPPLTDVVTPSHVLNNVPIHAAEHADSVPAPEGYWHIALPRWGYSFLLEKRALAVNIGLLMALLASCLLYLSLGSVPLAPSAVIPAVLGKGDMMTAFMVQELRLPRLAAACFTGAAFALSGILMQTLARNRLATPGIIGIDNGATAFAVASIVGMSVSIAPPAMALAGATTAAVLTFGLAAGSGTQGYRFIVAGIGVGAVFGAVTQLMLARVAIDTANAAYPWTVGSLNARPGGAVQLLGIGLALGIIAALALARSLTLLRFKDATASGLGLRVKARRLQILMLSVVLTAFAVAVAGPVGMVALIGPEIARSLSSARHVPILAATLAGALVMLLADLAGRTLLAPIEIPVGIVTAVVGGPWLLWILMRPQRSRP; from the coding sequence ATGAAAATAATGGCGAATCATCCGCCTTTAACGGATGTTGTCACTCCCAGCCATGTTTTAAACAATGTTCCAATCCATGCCGCAGAGCATGCCGATAGCGTGCCAGCGCCGGAAGGCTACTGGCATATTGCGCTACCCCGTTGGGGCTATAGTTTCCTGCTCGAAAAGCGCGCGCTAGCCGTCAATATTGGTTTGTTGATGGCATTGCTGGCATCTTGCCTGCTCTATCTAAGCTTAGGTAGCGTACCGCTGGCGCCCAGTGCGGTTATTCCTGCCGTGTTAGGTAAGGGCGACATGATGACGGCCTTTATGGTTCAGGAGCTGCGTTTGCCTCGTTTGGCCGCTGCTTGCTTTACCGGAGCGGCGTTCGCACTTTCAGGTATTTTGATGCAAACCCTGGCACGCAATCGCCTAGCCACGCCCGGCATTATCGGTATTGATAATGGCGCAACGGCGTTTGCGGTGGCCTCTATTGTAGGCATGAGCGTGTCTATTGCGCCGCCCGCGATGGCATTGGCTGGGGCAACGACCGCCGCTGTGCTGACCTTTGGCCTCGCGGCAGGCAGTGGTACTCAGGGTTATCGGTTTATTGTCGCGGGCATTGGCGTGGGAGCGGTGTTTGGTGCTGTCACTCAATTAATGCTGGCGCGGGTAGCGATTGACACCGCTAATGCCGCCTACCCGTGGACGGTAGGATCACTCAATGCCCGCCCCGGCGGCGCAGTACAACTGTTGGGAATTGGCTTGGCATTGGGGATTATTGCCGCCTTGGCGCTGGCGCGTTCACTGACGCTGCTGCGCTTTAAAGATGCCACCGCCAGCGGCCTAGGACTTCGTGTTAAAGCCCGCAGGCTACAGATCCTGATGCTTTCCGTTGTGCTTACTGCCTTTGCGGTTGCTGTGGCGGGGCCTGTGGGCATGGTCGCGCTGATTGGCCCAGAGATTGCCCGCTCACTCTCCAGCGCTCGACATGTGCCGATTCTAGCCGCCACCTTAGCAGGTGCTCTGGTGATGTTGTTGGCCGACCTTGCCGGGCGCACCCTCTTGGCGCCGATTGAAATTCCCGTTGGTATTGTCACCGCGGTGGTTGGCGGGCCCTGGCTGCTATGGATATTAATGCGCCCACAACGGAGCCGCCCATGA
- a CDS encoding ABC transporter ATP-binding protein has translation MSYGQRRVIENLDISLPSGQVTAIVGPNGCGKSTLLSGLARLHKPDSGAVLLDSQDIQRLPARQLATQLALLPQEAVAPEGLTVTELIRFGRQPHQGWLRQWSAEDQRVVQYALDAAGLEDLADRPLEALSGGQRQRAWIAMTIAQQTPLLLLDEPTSALDLGHQIEVFELVRHLACHGRTVVMVLHDLASACRYSDNLIAMRDGQIIAQGAPAEVVTPELVRELYQVDCTLLLDPDTGSPLLANVRRVAQLA, from the coding sequence ATGAGCTACGGCCAGCGCCGAGTGATTGAAAACCTGGACATTAGCCTGCCAAGCGGGCAGGTCACCGCCATTGTTGGCCCTAACGGCTGCGGCAAATCAACGCTACTTTCCGGCCTTGCTCGTTTGCACAAACCAGATAGCGGTGCGGTACTGCTGGATAGCCAGGATATTCAACGCCTGCCCGCGCGTCAGTTAGCTACTCAGCTAGCGTTGCTGCCCCAAGAGGCGGTGGCTCCAGAAGGCTTAACCGTCACTGAATTGATTCGCTTTGGCCGCCAGCCTCACCAAGGCTGGCTACGCCAGTGGTCGGCGGAAGACCAGCGCGTGGTGCAGTACGCGCTCGACGCTGCTGGTTTGGAAGACCTCGCCGATCGGCCGCTAGAAGCGCTTTCCGGCGGCCAACGCCAGCGTGCCTGGATCGCCATGACCATTGCCCAGCAAACGCCGCTTCTGCTTTTAGATGAACCCACCTCTGCGCTAGACTTAGGCCATCAGATTGAAGTGTTTGAGCTAGTGCGCCACTTGGCTTGCCATGGCCGCACGGTGGTGATGGTATTGCACGACCTCGCCAGTGCTTGTCGTTATTCAGACAACCTGATTGCGATGCGTGATGGCCAGATTATTGCTCAGGGAGCACCCGCTGAGGTGGTGACGCCCGAGCTAGTGCGCGAGCTTTACCAGGTAGACTGTACGCTGCTGCTTGATCCGGATACCGGCAGCCCCTTGCTGGCTAACGTGCGCCGCGTGGCTCAGCTGGCATAA
- a CDS encoding iron-siderophore ABC transporter substrate-binding protein: MGYSSLRNGLVGIVVGGLLVGGSLASVAQARTLDTAYGDVDVSDAPERVVTLYEGALDAALAAGVTPVGAVTTRGGDNVAEYVEAHLNGERPEIVGVVREINIEAVLAQQPDLILAAAQLPEEQYQLLSRIAPTVVPHAQPLAPDSWEAEARLYGQALNREAEIDDAIAAVDQRISELAAAIDDANAGGTAVLARWMPNGPMVMSKELIATGLLAKVGVEVQDAGLVAEGHPHSDILSLENLSQVDGDWLFLATLNADGQAALDAAKQSSAFTRLNVVKQDQVVPVNGQLWSSANGPLAAQAILDDIENALLP, translated from the coding sequence ATGGGTTACTCATCGCTGCGCAACGGACTTGTAGGTATTGTGGTAGGCGGGTTATTGGTAGGTGGATCGTTGGCAAGCGTTGCTCAGGCGCGCACGCTGGATACCGCATACGGAGACGTTGACGTTAGTGATGCGCCAGAGCGTGTTGTTACTCTGTATGAGGGTGCGTTAGATGCTGCTTTGGCTGCTGGCGTGACACCCGTTGGCGCGGTCACTACCCGCGGTGGTGATAACGTTGCTGAGTATGTAGAAGCCCACCTAAATGGCGAGCGTCCTGAGATTGTCGGCGTTGTACGTGAGATTAATATTGAAGCGGTTCTGGCCCAACAGCCCGATTTAATTCTGGCCGCCGCCCAGCTACCGGAAGAGCAGTACCAGTTGCTATCGCGCATCGCGCCTACTGTAGTGCCGCACGCTCAGCCGTTAGCGCCTGATAGCTGGGAAGCAGAAGCGCGGCTTTATGGACAGGCGCTCAATCGTGAAGCGGAAATCGACGATGCTATTGCGGCCGTCGATCAGCGTATTAGCGAATTGGCCGCTGCGATTGATGATGCGAACGCAGGTGGCACTGCTGTGCTGGCTCGCTGGATGCCCAATGGCCCGATGGTGATGTCCAAAGAGCTGATCGCCACTGGCCTATTGGCGAAAGTGGGGGTAGAGGTTCAGGATGCGGGTCTGGTTGCTGAAGGTCACCCCCATAGCGATATACTCAGTCTTGAAAATCTTTCCCAAGTGGACGGCGATTGGCTGTTCCTGGCTACGCTTAACGCCGATGGCCAAGCGGCGTTAGATGCCGCCAAGCAAAGCTCCGCCTTCACACGTTTGAACGTAGTTAAACAAGATCAGGTCGTGCCGGTGAATGGCCAACTGTGGAGCAGTGCCAACGGACCGCTGGCCGCTCAAGCCATTCTGGACGATATTGAGAACGCATTGTTGCCGTGA
- a CDS encoding Crp/Fnr family transcriptional regulator, translating into MAGREGMLGLSLMLGIEEAPLLAVVQGAGVALRINTASFQRLLLECPVLHLRLKRYLYVVINQLANSAACIHFHRIEERLARWLLMTQDRAKSDRLQLTHEFLAMMLGVRRAGITLAAIALQTRGLIRYHRGEIIIMDRPGLIAASCTCYSEDCALYARVLTPHS; encoded by the coding sequence ATGGCAGGACGTGAAGGCATGCTTGGTCTCTCACTGATGCTCGGTATCGAAGAAGCGCCACTGCTCGCAGTTGTTCAGGGAGCCGGGGTAGCGCTGCGTATCAACACTGCTAGCTTTCAACGGCTCTTGCTAGAGTGCCCGGTACTGCATCTGCGGCTAAAACGGTACCTTTACGTCGTCATTAATCAGCTAGCAAACTCAGCGGCCTGCATCCATTTTCATCGGATTGAGGAACGCCTTGCCCGCTGGCTGCTAATGACCCAAGACCGCGCCAAATCAGATAGATTGCAGCTAACCCACGAGTTCTTGGCCATGATGCTAGGCGTTCGACGAGCAGGGATTACGTTGGCGGCAATTGCCCTGCAAACACGCGGCCTAATTCGCTACCACCGTGGTGAAATCATCATCATGGACCGCCCCGGCCTGATCGCAGCGTCTTGCACTTGCTATAGCGAAGATTGTGCGCTGTATGCCCGAGTGCTGACACCACACAGCTAA
- a CDS encoding TonB-dependent siderophore receptor, with protein MLSVAPLAALAQEERVANDPVVVTATALKVDTPLVETPRPVSSVDREELEARNVQQLDETFRYRAGVLSGHFGSDNNTDWFKVRGFDQSTYQDGLRIYREGFYQWLPEPFGLERVDVFKGPSSILYGEAPPGGLINAVSKRPTETPQGEVNVQFGNRDHRQVGIDTSGPVGESDNVRYRLVGLYKERDGDLNATNNERYYFAPSLAVDVSDDTTVTFLASVQKDDGVPVNSFKLPYGTVQDTPFGRVDPQTNLSEPGYDKDNRTQWALGYELRHQLNDTWRFEQDLRYSELDLELRSTYAFFMADERQAARGHVYRDGTIDSLTVDNRMMGTWYTDRTENTLLLGADYQNLGVSGQEADPFPFGDPIDIFNPTYGNFTPVGADDLVTREIDKEQTGLYAQNQLRIDDRWVLLGGVRFDQADTENRNVTAGTTQRSDDDQVSWSGGAMYLGENGVNPYISYTESFDPLGRVDSDGDLYEPREGRQWEAGVKVAPFGWDGYVTAAVFDLQESNTLINSPSGFQVQEGERTSQGFELEGVGYLTDDLKVTAAYTYTDSRLEDDQRAPLIPRHQASTWLDYAFTGGALNGVTLGGGVRYVGSTIDTSVSDNTAVGSYTLVDAMVGYEFADGWQAQLNVNNLTDKEYVASCEYWCYYGESRSVIGSLRYRW; from the coding sequence ATGCTTAGCGTTGCGCCTTTGGCGGCGCTTGCTCAAGAGGAGCGAGTTGCTAACGATCCTGTTGTGGTAACCGCAACTGCCTTGAAAGTGGATACGCCGCTGGTGGAAACGCCGCGCCCTGTATCCAGCGTTGATCGTGAGGAGTTGGAAGCCCGCAACGTCCAGCAATTAGATGAAACTTTCCGTTATCGTGCAGGCGTGCTTTCGGGGCATTTCGGCAGTGATAACAACACTGATTGGTTCAAGGTGCGTGGGTTTGATCAGTCCACTTACCAAGATGGCCTGCGGATCTATCGCGAAGGGTTTTACCAGTGGCTGCCGGAGCCATTTGGCTTGGAGCGGGTGGATGTGTTCAAAGGCCCATCCTCTATTCTTTACGGCGAAGCGCCTCCTGGAGGCTTGATTAATGCGGTTAGCAAGCGCCCAACAGAAACGCCTCAGGGCGAGGTGAATGTACAGTTTGGCAATCGCGATCATCGCCAAGTGGGCATTGATACCAGTGGCCCGGTAGGCGAGAGTGACAATGTTCGTTACCGTTTGGTCGGCCTTTATAAAGAGCGTGATGGTGATTTGAACGCGACTAACAACGAGCGTTACTACTTTGCGCCGAGTTTGGCGGTGGATGTTAGCGACGATACAACGGTTACTTTTTTGGCCAGTGTGCAGAAAGATGACGGTGTTCCAGTCAACTCCTTCAAGCTGCCCTATGGTACGGTTCAAGACACTCCCTTTGGCCGTGTCGACCCCCAAACCAACCTGAGTGAGCCGGGTTACGATAAGGATAACCGTACCCAGTGGGCGTTAGGCTATGAACTACGCCATCAGCTTAATGATACGTGGCGCTTCGAGCAGGATTTACGCTACAGCGAGCTGGATTTAGAGCTGCGTAGTACGTACGCTTTCTTTATGGCTGATGAACGTCAGGCGGCACGCGGGCATGTGTATCGCGATGGCACCATTGATAGTTTGACGGTTGATAACCGTATGATGGGCACTTGGTACACCGATCGTACAGAAAATACCCTGCTGCTGGGGGCGGATTATCAGAACCTTGGGGTGAGTGGCCAAGAAGCTGATCCGTTTCCCTTCGGCGATCCTATCGATATCTTCAACCCCACCTACGGCAACTTTACGCCCGTAGGGGCGGATGATTTGGTAACCCGAGAAATTGATAAAGAGCAAACCGGCTTGTACGCCCAAAACCAGCTGCGTATTGATGACCGTTGGGTGCTTTTGGGTGGGGTTCGCTTTGATCAGGCGGACACCGAAAATAGGAATGTTACCGCGGGAACAACGCAACGCTCAGACGATGACCAAGTATCCTGGTCCGGTGGTGCGATGTATTTAGGGGAAAACGGTGTTAACCCCTATATCAGTTATACCGAATCTTTTGACCCGTTAGGTCGAGTGGACAGCGATGGTGATCTTTACGAGCCCCGCGAAGGTCGCCAGTGGGAAGCTGGGGTCAAAGTCGCGCCCTTTGGCTGGGACGGCTATGTCACGGCCGCAGTATTTGACCTGCAAGAGAGCAATACGCTGATCAACTCGCCCAGCGGCTTCCAGGTACAAGAAGGTGAGCGGACCTCTCAGGGCTTTGAGTTGGAAGGGGTTGGTTACCTAACGGATGACTTAAAAGTGACGGCGGCTTATACCTATACCGATTCACGCCTTGAAGATGATCAGCGGGCGCCCTTGATACCGCGCCATCAGGCGTCAACCTGGTTGGACTATGCCTTTACCGGCGGTGCATTGAATGGCGTTACCTTAGGTGGAGGTGTGCGTTATGTGGGGAGCACGATAGACACCAGTGTGTCAGATAACACTGCCGTGGGTAGCTACACGCTGGTCGATGCGATGGTGGGCTACGAGTTTGCTGATGGTTGGCAGGCTCAATTGAACGTCAATAATCTCACCGATAAAGAGTACGTGGCGAGTTGTGAATATTGGTGCTACTACGGCGAGTCTCGCAGTGTCATTGGCAGCTTGAGATACCGCTGGTAA
- a CDS encoding iron ABC transporter permease produces MLILLTALVAVSVVSLLIGAGEVGPRRVLGLLQSASDSEAQFIVWELRAPRTLIGIVVGIALGVAGALLQAISRNPLAEPGLLGVSAGAAFAVALALVLGASAATLRISVAQLGALIGCVCVLSVARFRGVGNDPVRLVLAGAAFSGLLGSLTSLMLLYDQRAADEIRFWVVGSLAGRRLDDLVAVLPSLLVAAIAVVLMARPLAALALGERAASGLGHHPTLIRWVAVGCVALLVGAATAIAGPIAFVGLVVPFVARAFAGPDIRRTLWFCLPIGPLIVLMADIISRVAVAPSELPLGVLTALCGAPVLIAVVRAKRLPML; encoded by the coding sequence ATGCTTATTCTGCTCACCGCCCTTGTGGCGGTGAGCGTCGTTAGTTTACTGATTGGGGCAGGTGAGGTGGGGCCACGCCGAGTGCTGGGATTGCTGCAGAGTGCCAGCGACAGCGAAGCGCAGTTTATCGTCTGGGAGCTTCGCGCTCCGCGTACCTTAATTGGCATTGTGGTGGGTATTGCGTTGGGCGTTGCCGGGGCGCTGCTACAAGCCATTTCCCGCAACCCGCTCGCCGAGCCGGGTCTGCTGGGGGTAAGCGCAGGGGCGGCCTTTGCAGTAGCACTGGCTCTGGTACTAGGGGCTAGCGCTGCTACGCTACGCATTTCGGTTGCCCAGTTAGGAGCACTGATCGGCTGTGTGTGTGTCCTTAGCGTGGCGCGTTTTCGCGGAGTGGGAAATGACCCGGTGCGTTTAGTGTTGGCGGGGGCGGCATTTTCTGGGTTATTAGGCTCGCTCACCTCATTAATGCTGCTGTACGACCAGCGCGCCGCTGATGAGATTCGTTTTTGGGTGGTAGGCAGCCTTGCAGGAAGACGGCTGGATGATCTTGTGGCGGTGTTGCCGAGCTTACTAGTTGCTGCCATCGCGGTGGTTCTCATGGCGCGGCCACTGGCGGCGCTGGCGTTAGGCGAGCGAGCGGCGAGTGGCTTGGGGCATCACCCCACACTGATCCGCTGGGTAGCCGTAGGTTGCGTGGCACTGCTGGTTGGCGCGGCAACTGCGATTGCCGGGCCGATCGCCTTTGTAGGGCTGGTGGTGCCATTTGTAGCGCGTGCGTTTGCCGGGCCCGATATTCGCCGCACGCTGTGGTTTTGCCTGCCGATAGGCCCATTGATTGTGCTTATGGCGGATATTATCTCGCGTGTTGCCGTCGCACCTTCCGAGCTGCCATTGGGGGTGCTTACCGCGCTATGTGGCGCGCCGGTATTGATTGCCGTGGTGCGTGCTAAACGGTTACCCATGCTGTAA
- a CDS encoding ABC transporter ATP-binding protein/permease yields the protein MASSPPRAQATSSNQSFQALVRLLRYAKGYRRRIAAATACSIINKLFDIAPEILIGVAIDVVVNQENSFVARLGFETPHQQITILAVLTFFIWAGESLFEYLFQILWRNLAQRLQADMRQDTYEHAQRLDMAFFESKSSGQLVATMNDDVNQLERFLDGGANALIQVGVTVIAVGAVFFVLSPLIALLAFTPIPLIIWGAFFFQRKAGPLYSDVREKVGDLASRLSNNLSGIATIKSFTSEAREAERLRDASEAYLEANRRAIKVSSAFIPVIRMAILAGFLATFTVGGMMALDGSLNVGAYGVLVFLTQRLLWPLTGLAQVIDLFERAMASTKRILDLLEVPITVKDESTTPLTAPVKGEVRFEAVSFHYAASQVGVNGVDLHVPAGNTLALVGATGSGKSTLIKLLLRFYDPVSGRVLVDGQPITEVSMHSLRQAIGLVSQDVYLFEGSIRDNIAYGKPDASEAAIIDAAKTAEAWSFIETLPQGLETPVGERGVLLSGGQRQRLSLARALLKDPPILVLDEATSAVDNETEAAIQRSLKRIAHGRTVIMIAHRLSTIVHADEIVVIEKGRVAERGNHSSLLVADGHYAAQWRVQTGAAQAGDVETLSH from the coding sequence GTGGCTTCTTCACCACCTCGCGCTCAAGCGACGTCTTCAAACCAAAGCTTTCAAGCGCTCGTGCGACTGCTGCGCTATGCCAAAGGTTATCGGCGGCGGATTGCCGCGGCCACCGCCTGTTCCATTATTAATAAACTATTTGATATCGCTCCGGAAATTCTGATCGGTGTGGCGATTGATGTGGTGGTGAATCAGGAAAACAGCTTTGTCGCGCGGCTGGGGTTTGAAACACCTCATCAACAAATCACCATTCTGGCGGTGCTGACGTTCTTTATCTGGGCGGGGGAGTCGCTGTTCGAGTATCTGTTCCAAATCCTCTGGCGCAACCTTGCCCAGCGGCTACAGGCCGATATGCGCCAGGACACCTACGAGCATGCCCAGCGCCTGGATATGGCGTTTTTCGAATCTAAAAGCTCCGGCCAGCTCGTCGCCACCATGAACGACGACGTGAACCAGCTGGAGCGCTTCCTGGACGGCGGAGCTAACGCACTGATTCAAGTTGGTGTGACGGTAATCGCGGTAGGCGCCGTGTTCTTTGTACTGTCACCGCTGATTGCGCTACTGGCGTTCACGCCGATTCCGCTGATTATCTGGGGCGCTTTCTTCTTCCAACGCAAAGCCGGGCCGCTGTATAGCGATGTGCGTGAAAAGGTGGGTGATCTTGCCAGCCGCCTTTCCAACAACCTAAGCGGCATTGCCACCATCAAAAGCTTTACCAGTGAAGCACGGGAAGCCGAGCGCCTCCGTGATGCCAGCGAAGCCTATTTAGAAGCCAATCGCCGGGCGATAAAGGTCAGCTCCGCGTTTATACCCGTGATCCGTATGGCAATTTTGGCGGGCTTTCTCGCCACCTTTACCGTCGGCGGCATGATGGCGCTGGACGGCAGCCTGAATGTAGGCGCTTATGGCGTCCTGGTTTTCCTTACCCAGCGCTTGCTGTGGCCGCTCACCGGCCTTGCCCAAGTGATCGACCTGTTCGAGCGCGCGATGGCCAGTACTAAGCGGATTCTTGACCTACTGGAAGTGCCAATTACGGTTAAAGATGAAAGTACAACGCCTCTCACTGCGCCTGTGAAAGGCGAGGTGCGGTTCGAAGCCGTGAGCTTCCACTACGCCGCTAGCCAAGTAGGGGTGAATGGCGTTGATCTCCACGTGCCTGCAGGCAACACCCTAGCGCTGGTAGGCGCTACCGGTTCCGGTAAATCGACCCTGATCAAATTGCTGCTGCGCTTTTACGACCCAGTCAGCGGCCGCGTACTGGTCGACGGTCAGCCGATCACAGAGGTCAGCATGCACTCGCTGCGCCAAGCGATAGGGTTGGTGAGTCAGGATGTGTACCTGTTTGAAGGCAGCATTCGCGACAATATTGCTTACGGCAAACCCGATGCCTCGGAGGCCGCGATTATTGACGCCGCGAAAACCGCCGAAGCCTGGAGTTTTATTGAAACGCTGCCCCAAGGGTTGGAAACCCCGGTTGGCGAGCGAGGAGTATTACTCTCTGGCGGCCAACGTCAGCGGCTTTCGCTGGCCAGGGCGCTGCTTAAAGATCCGCCGATTCTGGTGCTGGATGAAGCCACTAGCGCGGTGGATAACGAAACTGAAGCTGCCATTCAGCGTTCACTGAAGCGCATCGCCCATGGCCGTACGGTGATTATGATTGCCCATCGGCTTTCGACTATTGTGCATGCCGATGAAATCGTGGTGATCGAAAAAGGACGCGTTGCTGAGCGTGGTAACCACTCAAGCTTGTTGGTGGCTGATGGCCACTATGCTGCCCAGTGGCGAGTACAAACTGGCGCTGCCCAGGCAGGCGATGTGGAAACACTCAGCCACTGA
- a CDS encoding TonB-dependent receptor, which produces MPRFTRTALASAVALSVSATAALAQESEQLDNIVVSASGFEQALVDAPASISVVSREELERKRITSVADALRDVEGVDVGGSVGKTGGRNISIRGMPSDYTLILIDGRRQNAAGSVTPNGFGETSTSFFPPVSSIERIEVIRGPMSTLYGSDAMGGVINIITRRVDREWVGSVGVENTFNEDRDFGDRREINLYTSGPLIQDTLGIQVRGRLYERDASELTYTDGNGNPIDVSQRGPSPVEGDTYNLGGKLTWTPNADHDLWVDGEVNRQRYNNDECQLGTLDGRTRSCAPDPGAANGYADELRFERQQVAIGHTGRFASGTLESSLMRNTTETKGRTIPGENGVAYDGFPGIVGGAPRELETTNTVLDSKYVMPLGDHMTTVGLQWWDAKLDDGLANETFEQTTWSLFAEDEWMLRDDLALTLGGRYDHHDAFGSQFSPRSYLVWNTTPNWTLKGGVSRGYKTPSLNDLHAGINGVTGQGTILTIGNPNLEPETSTSSEISAHYDSLAGFTASATLFYNEFDDKIASGNDIVVENNPLVPDGVYSQDVNIDEAVTQGVELSTSYQFTPDWRLSANYTYTDSEQKSGNNRGEPLTDTPEHAFNATLRWQATPQLDTWLSAEYRSERYRNRESVRGAPSFDDLGDFKAYSLFHLGGSYAFTEQFNVSATIYNLFDKDFVDYRAYGDGTSFGNVYANSEEGRRLWLSARYEF; this is translated from the coding sequence ATGCCACGCTTCACTCGCACCGCGTTAGCCAGCGCCGTCGCTCTTAGCGTCTCCGCCACCGCGGCCTTAGCTCAAGAATCAGAACAACTAGACAATATTGTTGTATCTGCAAGTGGTTTTGAGCAGGCACTGGTGGATGCCCCTGCCAGTATTTCCGTCGTTTCTCGTGAGGAACTGGAGCGCAAGCGCATTACCAGCGTGGCTGATGCGTTACGTGACGTAGAAGGTGTTGATGTTGGTGGGTCTGTCGGCAAAACCGGGGGCCGCAATATCAGTATTCGTGGGATGCCTAGCGACTATACATTGATTCTTATTGACGGCCGTCGGCAGAACGCGGCTGGCAGCGTCACGCCTAACGGGTTTGGCGAAACGTCTACTAGCTTCTTCCCGCCTGTCTCCAGTATTGAACGTATCGAAGTCATTCGTGGCCCAATGTCGACGCTATATGGCTCTGACGCCATGGGCGGGGTAATCAACATCATCACTCGTCGAGTAGACCGCGAGTGGGTTGGTTCCGTAGGCGTTGAAAACACATTTAATGAAGATCGTGATTTCGGTGATCGCCGCGAAATAAACCTGTACACCAGCGGTCCGCTTATTCAAGACACGCTAGGCATTCAGGTGCGTGGTCGCTTATACGAGCGGGATGCATCAGAGCTTACTTACACTGACGGCAACGGCAACCCCATTGACGTTAGCCAGCGCGGCCCCAGCCCCGTTGAAGGCGATACCTATAACCTGGGCGGCAAGTTAACCTGGACACCCAATGCCGATCACGACCTTTGGGTGGATGGTGAAGTTAATCGACAGCGTTATAACAATGACGAATGCCAGCTTGGTACTTTAGATGGCCGCACCCGTAGCTGCGCGCCAGATCCTGGCGCCGCCAATGGCTACGCCGACGAGTTGCGCTTTGAGCGTCAGCAGGTTGCTATTGGTCACACTGGCCGCTTTGCATCAGGCACGCTCGAATCCAGTTTGATGCGCAACACCACAGAAACTAAAGGCCGCACGATTCCTGGTGAAAATGGCGTTGCCTATGACGGCTTCCCTGGCATCGTGGGCGGCGCGCCTCGCGAGCTAGAAACCACCAATACAGTGTTAGACAGCAAATATGTTATGCCGCTAGGCGACCACATGACCACGGTGGGTTTGCAGTGGTGGGATGCTAAGCTCGATGATGGGTTAGCAAATGAGACCTTTGAGCAAACTACGTGGTCACTCTTTGCAGAAGATGAGTGGATGCTACGTGACGATTTGGCGCTAACGCTTGGCGGCCGCTACGATCATCATGATGCCTTTGGCAGCCAGTTCAGCCCACGTAGCTATTTGGTGTGGAACACGACGCCAAACTGGACACTGAAAGGCGGCGTCAGCCGAGGCTACAAAACGCCCTCGCTGAATGACCTGCATGCGGGAATCAACGGCGTCACCGGTCAGGGCACCATACTCACTATCGGCAACCCAAACCTTGAACCGGAAACCAGCACCAGCAGTGAAATTAGTGCACATTACGATAGCCTGGCAGGTTTCACCGCTAGCGCCACGCTGTTCTATAACGAGTTTGACGACAAAATAGCCAGCGGCAACGACATTGTTGTTGAGAACAACCCGCTCGTACCCGACGGTGTCTATAGCCAAGACGTCAATATCGATGAAGCCGTTACCCAGGGTGTCGAGCTTTCTACCAGCTATCAGTTCACGCCAGATTGGCGCTTATCGGCCAACTACACTTACACCGATAGCGAACAGAAGAGCGGTAACAACCGTGGCGAACCGCTGACCGATACCCCGGAGCATGCATTCAATGCCACGCTGCGCTGGCAAGCCACGCCTCAGTTGGACACGTGGCTTTCCGCCGAGTACCGCAGCGAACGTTACCGTAACCGTGAAAGCGTTAGGGGCGCACCCTCTTTCGACGACCTAGGCGACTTCAAAGCCTATTCACTGTTCCACTTAGGCGGCAGCTACGCATTTACCGAGCAATTTAACGTGAGTGCCACCATCTACAACTTGTTCGATAAAGACTTCGTCGATTATCGCGCTTATGGTGACGGCACTAGCTTTGGCAATGTGTATGCCAACAGCGAAGAGGGACGTCGACTGTGGCTCTCTGCACGCTACGAGTTCTAA